Within Acidimicrobiales bacterium, the genomic segment GACCGGCGAGATGCTTCAGCGCTCCTTTCTCCACGAGGGGCGGAAGGTCGTCATGAGAGCCATCGGTGAGCATCACCTCCTCCCAACCCTCCGCGCCGTAAAGCCGCATCCGTCGGGTCCGGCAGCGACCCACCGGACCCCTGATCCTGTCGCCGAACTCGTCGACGAGACGGTCGACCGTCTCCTCGGCCATGCGCCTGTAGGTCGTGAGCTTGCCGCCGGTCACCGTCACCATGCCGGACGCCGAGGCCGAGATCGAGTGGCGTCGTGAGAGGTCTGCCGTGCGCGCCGTCTTGGCGTCCGCCACCAGCGGTCGCAAACCGGCCCAGGTGCCGACCACGTCCGCGGGGGTTAGATCGGCGACTAGGGAGTGGTTCGCCGCCCGCAGCACGTACTCGACGTCGTCCGGCGTGCAGGTCGGGTCGTCGAGCGGTCCCTCGTAGTCGGTGTCGGTGGTGCCGAGGTAGCAGTGGTCACCCCAAGGGATGACGAAGATCGACCGCCGGTCCTTGGGTACCGGCAGGACGGCCGCGATCGTCGCCCTCACCCGGTGCCCGGGTACGGTCACGTGGATCCCCTTCGCAGGCCTGATGGTCGAGGACCGTCCTTGAGAGACGAGCCTGCTCACCTCGTCCGCCCATATCCCGGTGGCGTTCACAACCGTCCGCGCCTCGACCTCGAGGTGGTCGCCGTCCACGAAGACGTCGACCCCTCGGATCCTCCCCGACGCATCCTTCGCCAGATCCACGACCCTCGCTCCGTTGAGGGCCACCGCCGCGTAGTGGAGCACCGCCGTCTTCAACACCGTGAGGGTGAGCCTCGCGTCGTCGGCGCTCGCGTCGTAGTAGAGGTAGCCCCCGACGAGGCGCTCCGGGTCCAGGGTGGGGAGGAGGTCCAGCGCCGTGCGGGCGTCTATCCGCCGATGGAACTTGCCGATCCGCCAGCCGCCCGTCAGGTCGTACATCCACATCGCCGAGCCGAGAGCACGTGCGAGCCTACGAGGGATGACCCCGCCCCTCGATAGGACGGGGAGGAGGAACGGCAAAAGGCGCACCAGGTGAGGGGCGTTCTGGAGAAGGCGCTGCCTCTCTGCCAACGCCTCGTACACCAGGCCCACCTCACCCTGCTGCAGGTAGCGGAGACCTCCGTGTACGAGTTTGGAGGAACGAGAGGAGGTGCCGGAAGCGAAGTCGTCCTTCTCGACCAGAGCGGCCCTGAGTCCCCGACTGGCGGCGTCCAAGAGGACACCGGCGCCGGTGATTCCACCGCCGATCACCAGGACGTCGAACGACGTGGTCTCGAGCCGCTCGCGCATGACCTCGCGTTCGAACTCCCAGGGGGATACGGGGTGAGTCCTTCTCCCGCCGCGACGCCACATCACGAGAACGAGCCTAAGCCAGATGATCGTGTTCGGGAATCTGCATCAGTTGCTAATTAGCATCTGTTGAAAATTAGGGTCCGGGAACGCTAGAGTGACGGCGTGCGTCCCGTGGAGGAGCTCGTGTCCTTGTTCCGCTCACGAGGGATGAAGATCACGCCTCAGCGTGAGCGGATCTTTCGCGTGCTCCAAGACGATCGGACGCATCCGACGGCCGAGGCGGTGTGGGAGGCGGTCCGGGTCGACATGCCGACCGTCTCGCTCCGCACCGTCTACCAGACGCTTCACGACCTCGCACACATGGGTGAGCTCAACGTGCTCGACCTGGGCACCGGGTCGATGAGGTTCGACCCGAACGTCGAACCCCACAACCACCTGGTGTGCGAGTCGTGTGGCTCTGTCGCGGACGTCACCGAAGACGTCGGACCGGTGAAGCTGCCGAGTCGGGCTCGTCGCGGGTTCAGTGTCCGGTCCGTGGAGGTCGTCTTCAGGGGGACGTGCGAGGAGTGTCGGCCGTCGCGGTGAACGGGTGGGTCTGACAGGGCCGGCTGCGGCGGGGTGTGTGCAGCTGTGGTCGAGCACTGGGGTGGATGAGCGGTGGGAACCGTAGTACACGGACGGCGGATGCCGTAGGCCATGCAACTCCAGAGGTGATACAGGAGGGATACACATGCCGGAACTGAAGGGCACCAAGACCCACGAGAACCTGAAGACCGCCTTCGCCGGTGAGAG encodes:
- the furR1 gene encoding transcriptional repressor, translated to MSLFRSRGMKITPQRERIFRVLQDDRTHPTAEAVWEAVRVDMPTVSLRTVYQTLHDLAHMGELNVLDLGTGSMRFDPNVEPHNHLVCESCGSVADVTEDVGPVKLPSRARRGFSVRSVEVVFRGTCEECRPSR
- the glpA gene encoding glycerol-3-phosphate dehydrogenase — protein: MWRRGGRRTHPVSPWEFEREVMRERLETTSFDVLVIGGGITGAGVLLDAASRGLRAALVEKDDFASGTSSRSSKLVHGGLRYLQQGEVGLVYEALAERQRLLQNAPHLVRLLPFLLPVLSRGGVIPRRLARALGSAMWMYDLTGGWRIGKFHRRIDARTALDLLPTLDPERLVGGYLYYDASADDARLTLTVLKTAVLHYAAVALNGARVVDLAKDASGRIRGVDVFVDGDHLEVEARTVVNATGIWADEVSRLVSQGRSSTIRPAKGIHVTVPGHRVRATIAAVLPVPKDRRSIFVIPWGDHCYLGTTDTDYEGPLDDPTCTPDDVEYVLRAANHSLVADLTPADVVGTWAGLRPLVADAKTARTADLSRRHSISASASGMVTVTGGKLTTYRRMAEETVDRLVDEFGDRIRGPVGRCRTRRMRLYGAEGWEEVMLTDGSHDDLPPLVEKGALKHLAGRYGREAFDLLALIRKDRDLAAPLVEGLPYLRAEAVHAVRHEMARDLDDVLSRRTRARLLDARATAEAAGEVAALLASELSWSASEAGRAAEEFRESVRRELKIAGLAERESSGSGTPVGTAT